The Streptomyces sp. CC0208 genome window below encodes:
- a CDS encoding DUF397 domain-containing protein: MTIEKLNWFKSSYSSGEGGQCLEVAATPHTIHLRDSKNPTGPHLTLSPTAWSAFLSPTAATARSH, translated from the coding sequence ATGACCATAGAGAAGCTGAACTGGTTCAAGTCGAGCTACAGCAGCGGCGAGGGCGGCCAGTGCCTCGAAGTCGCCGCAACCCCCCACACCATCCACCTCCGCGACTCCAAGAACCCCACCGGCCCTCACCTCACCCTCTCCCCCACGGCCTGGTCGGCCTTTCTCTCCCCTACTGCGGCAACTGCGCGATCACATTGA
- a CDS encoding FG-GAP repeat protein: protein MTQDAWFLRGGSAGPTTKYRLSQFTSGVATAATKNDGFGSDLSAGDTDGDGYPDLAVSVPEEKVGAVKYAGGQGPAGVEHVLQPEPDAPRHGVRRRDGGGSRAQCDRAVAAVGERKADQAVGERVR from the coding sequence ATGACCCAGGACGCCTGGTTCCTGCGCGGCGGCTCCGCCGGCCCGACCACGAAGTACCGGCTCTCCCAGTTCACTTCGGGCGTGGCCACCGCCGCCACGAAGAACGACGGTTTCGGCTCCGACCTCTCCGCGGGTGACACCGACGGCGACGGCTACCCGGACCTCGCGGTCAGCGTGCCCGAGGAGAAGGTCGGCGCCGTGAAGTACGCGGGCGGACAAGGACCTGCTGGTGTCGAGCACGTACTACAGCCCGAGCCTGATGCTCCCCGGCACGGAGTCCGGCGTCGGGACGGCGGGGGCTCGCGAGCTCAATGTGATCGCGCAGTTGCCGCAGTAGGGGAGAGAAAGGCCGACCAGGCCGTGGGGGAGAGGGTGAGGTGA
- a CDS encoding DUF2637 domain-containing protein has translation MYDERTTPHPGFSAEFAYGYEGASGYQEPVGTLYPPLMQQESGWDPAEELAYMLRDAAEAEQPRVQAARGEEPPTPSSHRETLVQITAELGPAKAATRGHRKTRERRQDKLLTLSYCIAAAATVIASTVSVFGGLIAYDPLMFIATGRTESSVASFWPLLVFGPWLVASLSILRHALHQRRSFHSWCVVLVFSAIAMAMCVAQAPSDLMARAAAALPSFASLACFQQLVRQITLTRPPRRSLRRHRQQPREAPVGKAPSDRGFGLPPERNSCL, from the coding sequence ATGTACGACGAGAGAACAACCCCCCATCCGGGTTTCTCCGCGGAATTTGCCTACGGCTATGAGGGAGCCAGCGGATATCAGGAACCCGTTGGAACTCTGTATCCGCCTTTGATGCAGCAGGAGTCAGGCTGGGATCCCGCAGAGGAACTGGCCTATATGCTGCGGGATGCTGCCGAGGCCGAGCAGCCCAGAGTGCAGGCCGCGCGCGGTGAGGAGCCCCCGACTCCCAGCTCCCACCGAGAGACGCTGGTCCAGATCACCGCAGAGTTGGGCCCCGCGAAGGCCGCGACCCGGGGCCATCGCAAAACACGGGAGCGACGCCAGGACAAGCTCCTCACTCTCAGTTACTGCATTGCCGCAGCAGCGACCGTCATCGCGTCGACGGTCAGCGTGTTCGGCGGGTTGATCGCTTACGACCCGCTGATGTTCATCGCGACGGGCCGTACCGAGAGCAGTGTCGCCTCCTTTTGGCCTCTGCTGGTCTTCGGGCCCTGGCTGGTGGCGTCGCTGTCCATCCTGCGACACGCACTGCACCAGCGTCGATCTTTCCACTCTTGGTGCGTGGTCCTGGTGTTCTCTGCCATCGCCATGGCCATGTGTGTCGCCCAGGCCCCCAGCGACCTCATGGCCAGAGCCGCGGCTGCGCTGCCGAGCTTCGCGTCCTTGGCGTGTTTCCAGCAATTGGTACGCCAAATCACTCTGACCAGGCCACCCCGGCGCTCACTGCGCCGGCATCGACAGCAGCCCAGGGAGGCGCCTGTCGGTAAAGCCCCGTCGGACCGCGGCTTCGGACTTCCGCCCGAGCGCAACTCCTGTCTGT